One window of Haloarchaeobius salinus genomic DNA carries:
- a CDS encoding mechanosensitive ion channel family protein: MQDQPDPPTGVVEVVERSLDLFVTDITEALPKVLAGIVFLVLAGLLVKLVMLVVRRVLSSALPGEAPVYRQFLSTVVAVVLWFAVALSFLSVVGLSELAAALGTSAGFIALGVSYALSGMIADAVAGVYLLRDPDFNPGDEVTVGDVSGEVTTIELRKTRFAVEGDTVVRGNAEIEKKWTKRGEPSSDGVADA; encoded by the coding sequence ATGCAGGACCAGCCCGACCCACCGACCGGCGTCGTCGAGGTCGTCGAACGCTCGCTCGACCTGTTCGTCACCGACATCACCGAGGCGCTCCCGAAGGTGCTCGCCGGCATCGTGTTCCTCGTGCTCGCGGGCCTGCTCGTGAAGCTCGTGATGCTCGTGGTGCGCCGGGTCCTCTCCAGCGCGCTCCCCGGCGAGGCACCGGTGTACCGCCAGTTCCTCTCTACCGTCGTCGCGGTGGTGCTCTGGTTCGCGGTCGCGCTCTCGTTCCTCTCGGTCGTCGGCCTCTCCGAGCTCGCCGCCGCGCTGGGGACCTCCGCCGGCTTCATCGCGCTCGGTGTCTCCTACGCGCTCTCGGGGATGATCGCGGACGCCGTCGCCGGCGTCTACCTGCTCCGCGACCCCGACTTCAACCCCGGCGACGAGGTGACCGTCGGCGACGTCAGCGGCGAGGTGACGACCATCGAACTCCGGAAGACGCGCTTCGCCGTCGAGGGCGACACGGTCGTCCGCGGGAACGCCGAGATTGAGAAGAAG